A genomic stretch from Xiphophorus maculatus strain JP 163 A chromosome 16, X_maculatus-5.0-male, whole genome shotgun sequence includes:
- the tmem100 gene encoding transmembrane protein 100: MPDELNKDAMKTPATSEKPKAPEQPPVAMTTLNIPLVNEVQLTAATGGAELSCYRCTVPFGVVVLIAGIVVTAVAYSFNSHGSTISYFGLVLLSAGLVLLASSAVCWKVRLERKKERRRESQTALVTNRRSIFT, translated from the coding sequence ATGCCAGACGAACTCAACAAGGACGCAATGAAGACGCCAGCGACCTCTGAGAAGCCCAAAGCCCCCGAGCAACCACCAGTCGCCATGACGACACTGAACATCCCCCTGGTTAACGAGGTCCAGCTGACGGCAGCCACCGGCGGCGCGGAGCTCTCCTGCTACCGCTGCACCGTCCCGTTCGGCGTGGTGGTCCTCATCGCCGGCATCGTGGTCACCGCCGTGGCGTACAGCTTCAACTCGCATGGATCCACCATCTCCTACTTCGGGTTGGTGCTGCTGTCGGCCGGGCTGGTGCTGCTGGCGTCCAGTGCCGTCTGCTGGAAGGTGCGGCTGGAGCGGAAGAAGGAGAGGCGGCGAGAGAGTCAGACCGCCCTGGTCACCAACCGGAGGAGCATTTTCACATGA